A DNA window from Spirochaetota bacterium contains the following coding sequences:
- the sfsA gene encoding DNA/RNA nuclease SfsA, whose translation MVNDNYIEAKFIIRLNRFVGIVDIDGNHCSVYIPNTGRLSELLHPGRRVMLIPSSGKHPYRLQYVIYKDKPIFIDSITSNRIFYDLLTEKRVPMQGDYDSITREPCFRDHRFDFSLSENLSGDRDKLFIELKSVTLAWDNTASFPDAPTIRGVEHIRALSHSGKGMLVFLIFHSNIDYFIPNYHTDFEFYKTLVDHKENIQISAFSVEYGVNLDINGLKEVEIILPHVKPSGSYLLIYSNSSCRIADVGHLGGISFPEGFYIYVGSGKKNLFKRIEYHRRNSVKKHWHVDYIKNHFKLIMDIPIVTHRDIECILAERIIELGGKGIKGFGSSDCRCNSHFFFFASNPLYSEDFWDMILEERLSIL comes from the coding sequence ATGGTTAATGATAACTACATTGAAGCCAAATTTATAATAAGATTGAACCGCTTTGTAGGTATAGTAGATATTGATGGCAATCATTGTTCTGTTTACATACCGAATACCGGCAGGCTTTCTGAATTGCTGCACCCTGGAAGGAGAGTAATGCTAATACCCTCTTCAGGCAAACACCCATACAGACTACAGTATGTGATATACAAGGACAAGCCAATATTTATAGATTCAATAACCAGCAATCGTATATTCTACGACCTCCTCACAGAGAAGAGGGTCCCAATGCAAGGGGACTATGATTCAATTACCAGAGAACCATGCTTTAGAGATCATCGATTCGATTTTTCTCTATCCGAAAACTTATCAGGGGACAGGGATAAACTCTTTATTGAGTTAAAATCAGTTACCCTGGCATGGGACAATACAGCTTCCTTCCCCGATGCACCTACCATCAGGGGTGTGGAACATATCAGGGCATTATCCCATAGCGGGAAGGGAATGCTTGTCTTCCTTATCTTTCATAGCAATATTGACTATTTTATTCCAAACTATCATACTGACTTTGAATTCTATAAAACACTGGTGGATCATAAAGAGAATATTCAAATATCTGCTTTCTCTGTAGAATATGGGGTTAATCTTGATATTAATGGATTAAAGGAGGTTGAAATCATATTACCCCATGTTAAGCCCTCAGGCTCTTATCTCCTCATCTATAGCAACTCAAGTTGTAGGATTGCGGATGTGGGGCATTTAGGAGGAATATCCTTTCCAGAGGGATTTTACATATATGTTGGTAGCGGAAAAAAGAATCTCTTCAAAAGGATAGAATACCACAGAAGAAATAGCGTAAAAAAACACTGGCATGTGGATTATATAAAAAATCATTTCAAACTTATTATGGATATTCCAATCGTAACTCATAGAGATATTGAATGCATTCTTGCTGAAAGGATAATAGAATTAGGAGGGAAGGGAATAAAGGGATTTGGCTCATCCGATTGCAGATGTAATAGTCACTTCTTTTTCTTTGCAAGCAATCCCCTATACAGCGAAGACTTCTGGGATATGATTCTTGAAGAAAGGCTGTCAATTCTTTAG